A window of the Leptospira bourretii genome harbors these coding sequences:
- a CDS encoding ATP-grasp domain-containing protein, protein MRQLTGSYLSIGAGENQIPLIRAAKARGLKVISVDTNPEAPGLVESDIRILESTHEYRKILHAMSRVPLPFKLMGVGSRSFGKAVYTVSYLAEKLKLRGNPRDTVNLFLDKERFKTAVSKFGIPLPASLQSSLQTKAKEKKIELKFPLIAKPKEGSGKKGITVFESEAEFKKFTRLKTSEGYLLEPLISGDEVTVLGFVIARRFYLISLTDKITTGKPNFIEVAHVAPSQHIDLAGEIKMICQAVVTATKLKTGPFVAEFKITKNKECLLIESAPEVGGEFLADVLIPEHYGYKYFNDLLSVTIGEKTRPGFLKKAKDGFTKSALVFTLPPERQKKMGEPLTLEPNPGETIFFQKQLVPTAATLDKLEGNHKRTQVFGISTKLPISTKDWLDSIFQRINS, encoded by the coding sequence ATGAGACAGCTGACCGGCAGTTATCTCTCTATTGGAGCCGGAGAGAACCAAATCCCACTCATCCGAGCGGCAAAAGCCAGGGGACTCAAAGTGATCTCTGTTGATACAAATCCAGAGGCCCCGGGTCTTGTGGAATCAGACATTCGCATATTAGAATCTACTCATGAGTATAGAAAAATCCTTCATGCCATGAGTCGTGTCCCTCTTCCTTTCAAACTGATGGGAGTGGGTTCCAGATCCTTTGGAAAAGCCGTTTATACAGTTTCTTATTTAGCAGAAAAATTAAAACTCCGAGGGAACCCTCGTGATACAGTGAATTTGTTTTTGGACAAAGAAAGGTTCAAAACTGCCGTTTCGAAATTTGGAATCCCTCTTCCCGCTTCTCTCCAATCCAGTTTACAAACGAAAGCCAAAGAAAAAAAAATAGAGCTCAAGTTTCCCCTCATCGCCAAACCCAAAGAAGGTTCTGGGAAAAAAGGAATTACTGTATTCGAATCGGAAGCAGAGTTTAAAAAATTCACTCGTTTGAAAACAAGTGAAGGTTATCTTTTGGAACCTCTGATTTCTGGGGATGAAGTTACCGTCCTTGGTTTTGTCATTGCCAGACGATTTTATTTGATCTCCCTCACAGACAAAATTACCACAGGGAAACCTAACTTTATTGAGGTGGCCCATGTGGCCCCCTCCCAACATATCGATTTGGCAGGGGAAATCAAAATGATCTGCCAAGCAGTTGTCACAGCAACAAAACTAAAAACGGGACCTTTCGTTGCTGAATTTAAAATCACAAAAAATAAAGAATGCCTTCTAATCGAATCGGCTCCTGAAGTGGGTGGAGAATTTTTGGCAGATGTTCTTATCCCCGAACACTACGGATATAAATACTTTAATGATTTACTTTCCGTGACCATTGGCGAAAAAACAAGGCCTGGTTTTTTAAAAAAAGCAAAAGATGGGTTCACCAAATCGGCATTAGTTTTTACCCTCCCCCCGGAACGCCAAAAAAAGATGGGAGAACCTTTGACCTTAGAACCAAACCCAGGTGAAACCATCTTTTTCCAAAAACAATTGGTCCCAACCGCTGCGACTCTCGATAAATTAGAAGGAAATCACAAACGAACCCAGGTGTTTGGAATCTCAACTAAACTACCTATTTCCACCAAAGATTGGTTAGATTCCATTTTCCAAAGAATCAATTCATGA
- a CDS encoding RNA recognition motif domain-containing protein has translation MKLSIGNLPQSLTEEALEKLLSAHGKVEHLQIKRDKITKVSLGYGTADMADADATKAISALNGKEIEGKAIVLVNQEELTKSQNEAAKKKGSPAVSKPTFGRNQTSGGGNTGVQRRGGSRGS, from the coding sequence ATGAAGTTATCCATTGGAAACCTCCCCCAGTCGCTCACCGAAGAAGCCTTAGAAAAACTTCTTTCTGCTCATGGAAAAGTGGAACACCTCCAAATCAAACGAGACAAAATCACCAAGGTATCCTTGGGTTATGGAACGGCTGATATGGCGGATGCTGATGCAACCAAAGCAATTTCTGCTCTCAACGGAAAAGAAATCGAAGGTAAGGCCATTGTCCTCGTCAACCAGGAAGAACTGACCAAATCGCAAAATGAAGCCGCGAAAAAGAAAGGAAGTCCTGCCGTTTCCAAACCTACTTTTGGCAGAAACCAAACTTCAGGTGGTGGGAATACAGGAGTCCAAAGAAGAGGCGGGTCGCGCGGTTCATAG